CTGGCGTGAACTTGAATACTCGTGAAAAAGTGGAGATCGCTCATCAGTTGGAGAAGCTGGGAATTGATCGTATGGAGGCTGGGTTCCCGGCTGCTTCTCCGGGTGATCTGGCAGCTGTTAATGCAGTAGCAAAAGCTGTAAAAAATTCGACGGTGATTGGTCTTTCGCGTGCAAGGGAACAGGATATTGATGCAGTTCGCGAGGCACTCAAGGGAGCTCAGGACCCGTGTATCCATATCTTTTTGGCAACCTCTCCTATTCACCGTCAACATAAGCTGCGGATGGAGAAGGCACAGGTTTTGGAAACTGCTCGTGCTGCCATACGCTATGGGTTGAAATATTTGCCTAAAGTGGAGTTTTCCTTGGAAGATGCAGGCCGTACAGAGCTTGAATTTGTGGTTGAAATGGTCACCATGGCTGTACAAGAAGGGGCTTCTGTCGTCAATATTCCAGATACGGTAGGTTACTTGACACCCTATGAGTATGGAAATATATTCAAACATATTAAGGAAAATGTAGTCGATGTGGAGAAGATTCAATTGAGTGCACATTGCCACAATGACCTGGGAATGGCTACTGCTAATACACTTGCTGCCATCCTGAACGGCGCGGATCAGATCGAGGGAACCATTAACGGTATCGGTGAACGTGCTGGAAACACGGCCATTGAGGAAATCGCCATGGCACTGGAGACGAGACAGGAATTTTTCCAGGCCAAAACGTCTCTTCAATTGTCTGAAATTGCGCGCACGAGCCGTTTGGTTAGCCGTTTGACGGGGATGGTAGTGCCGGGCAACAAGGCAATTGTTGGAGCCAACGCTTTTGCGCACGAATCAGGTATTCATCAAGACGGCATGCTGAAAGAGAAAACGACTTATGAAATCATGACACCAGAAAGTATCGGTCTGAAAGAAAGCAAGCTGGTACTTGGTAAGCACTCAGGTCGTCATGCTTTCCGTGAGCGTTTGATCGAGTTGGGCTACGAATTGAACGAAGAAGATCTGAATCGCGCCTTTGGGCAGTTCAAGGATTTGGCTGATAAGAAAAAGGAAGTTTCGGACGATGATATTTTGGCATTGCTGGAAGAAAAATTGGCTGATGCACCTGAAGTCTTCAAGCTGGAAACGATTTTTGTTACCTACGGGAATAAGGCTACGCCTTCCGCACAAGTGCGTCTGGTTAACGATGAAGATCAGGTTATTGAGACAGAAGCTGAAGGAAATGGTTCAGTCGATGCGATCTATAATGCGATTGATCAAGCCAGCGGTGAGAGCGTTGTACTTTCAGATTACTCCATCAAGTCTGTTACCCATGGTAAGGACGCTCTGGGTGAAGTCCATGTAGTGCTGACGCAAAACGAACTGTCTGTACAGGGACGCGGGGTAAGCACCGATATTCTGGAAGCAAGTGCTCGGGCTTACGTGGATGCGCTGAATGGTTTAATCGACAAGCGTAAAAACTACAGTAATCGCGTAGATTATAAATCTTAGTTTTTATGCAGACTTAAGAGTTGGGTTTACAGGATCGGGTTTTTTCGGTCCTGTTTTCTTTTTTTCTGATGAAGAAACCAGCTTATAGGCTGTGCCTATTGAATTGATAGATTCTATATCTTGGTCAAAGCCCTGCCATATATGTTACAAAGAAGGTATGAAAAATACGGTTGTATGGCTGTATAACAAGAGGAGTGTACGTGATGGCAGACGTTAAAAAAATTGCGGTAATAGCGGGAGATGGAATTGGACCTGAAGTGGTCGCAGAGGCAGAGAAAATTTTGAAACGTACGGAAGAAGTATTCGGCTTTTCATTTGAAACGGAGCATGCGCTGTTCGGCGGGATTGCCATTGATAAGAAGGGCACACCATTACCGGAAGAAACACTGGCAGTATGTCAGTCTGCAGATGCTGTTCTGCTGGGAGCGGTAGGAGGGCCACAATGGGACAACAATCCAAAGGAACTTCGTCCTGAAACCGGACTGCTGGGCATTCGCAAAGAGCTCGGTCTGTTTTCGAATCTTCGTCCTGCTGTCGTCTTTGACTGTCTCAAGGACGCGTCTACATTGAAACCGGAAGTGTTGGAAGGAACGGACCTGATCGTGGTGCGCGAACTGACGGGCGGCATTTATTTCGGCGAGAAGTTCAGACGAGAAAGTCCTCAGGGTGAGGAAGCAGTTGATACTTGCGCATATAATGTAACAGAAGTAGAGCGTATCGTGCGCCAATCTTTCGAAATTGCACAAAAACGTCGCAAAAAACTTGCATCGGTGGATAAGGCTAATGTACTGGAAACTTCCCGTTTATGGCGTGAAGTAGTGAACCGGGTTGCTGTAGACTACCCGGATGTCGAGCTGGAGCATGTATTGGTTGATAACTGCGCCATGCAATTGCTGCGTCGTCCATCTAGCTTCGACGTCATCGTGACGGAAAATATGTTTGGTGACATTCTCAGTGATGAAGCGGCTATGCTGACTGGATCCATCGGCATGCTCTCCTCCGCATCACTGGGAGAAGGCAGCTTCGGCCTATACGAGCCGGTACATGGCTCTGCGCCTGACATTGCAGGCCAAGGCCTGGCGAATCCCATTGCAACGATTTTGTCCGTTGCTTTGATGTTCCGTCTTACCTTCGGGTACGAGAAAGCAGCAGATGCCATTGAGAAAGCCGTAGCTGAGGTACTGGATGCAGGGCACCGTACGGCGGATATTGCGGTGGATAAATCTCAAGCAATCTCGACAACTCAAATGGGTGATCTGATCGCTGCAGCTATTCGCTAAAAGCTCCGTAAATGCACCCGTTCTGAAAAAAAGCTTCCTATTATATAGTAAGGTTATACAGTCTGGCTTTTTGGCAAATGTTTAGCACAGTAGCTCCTGAGCAATCAGGGGCTATTTGTATATTCAAAGGTTCAAAATGTGAATAAAATATGAATTTTTAAGCTAGTTTAAAATAATTATAAAAAAGTAATGGTTACAATATTGACTTTGATTTCAGCGAATGATAACATTTATCAAGTAAGTTGTTGTTTATTACAATACAGATGATTGAGGAAAGCACATGTGGTGTTTTTCTTACATATTTTAAAGGAGGATTTCATATTATGGCAGAAAGATTGGTAGGAAGACCCGCCCCTGATTTTGCATTGGAAACAGTGACTGGAGACGGTCAAGAATTTGGTTCGGTGAAGCTTTCCGATTACCGTGGCAAGTGGCTCGTATTTTTCTTCTATCCACTGGATTTCACTTTTGTGTGCCCTACGGAAATTACAGCATTGAGCGATGCTGCTGACCAATTCAAAGAGCTGGATACTGAAATTCTGGGTATCAGTGTAGACTCCGTGCACAGTCACAAAGCATGGATCAACACAGCTAAAGAAAACAACGGTCTAGGCAAACTGAACTTCCCATTGGCTTCTGACATCACGAAAAAAACAGCAAGCGATTATGGCGTTCTGATCGAAGAAGAAGGCGTTGCATTGCGCGGCTTGTTCATCATTGATCCAGAAGGCGAATTGAAATATCAAGTGGTTAACCACAACGATGTAGGTCGCAGTGTAGAAGAAACATTGCGTGTACTGCAAGCTTTGCAATCCGGTGGCTTGTGCCCAATGAACTGGAAACCAGGCGATCAAAATCTGTAATATAAGCTTCACAAGTTGAAATTAATTAAACAAACAAGCCCCCAACTAGCGGTTACTCTACCGTTATTGGGGGCTTGCTTGCCTGCTCTGTGCAGCGGAAAATGTGAGGACAGCCTGTTTAATGAGGCAACGCAGAGTGAGGTAACAAATAATTATGGAAATGTTGTTGTGTTCTGGAGGAATTTTGCCTGGCGAAAGCGAATAAGGTATTGTAGAAGATAAGCAAGGCAGAACAGGTTTTGTTCAGAGGAGGCTGAGCCCGGATGAGTTATTGCTGTGGAGCAAGCATGGTAGGAACCAAGGGAACGCTGAAGCATTACCGCACCCAAGTTCATAATGTTCCTTTGCTGTTTTGCCCGGTATGTCGTCGCATTGAAGTTCATTATAAAGTCGAAAATGAGTATGAAATTTTGGCTGAATATGCACATGGAGATGGGGCAAGCGAGATTGATTTTCAGGATTATGTCATGGAAGACGATGATACGATATTTGAAAATTGTGTGAATCGTGAAAGTGAAGATGCGTTTGAAATTGTGAAGCGTCAAATTGACATATCCCTGGATTTATTGATGGTAGCCAAACAGATGAATGATGAAAAATGGCAGGGAGAGCTTAAGAGAAGACTGGCCGTTATGAGCCAAAGACGATCCCGGCTTCAACATAATAAGAGCGGCAGTTGACATCCTACACACCAAAGAAGCTCTCAATTCTGGAGAGCTTCTTTGGTGTGTAGGGCGCTTGTTCCTAACTTCATTTTTCATTTTGGTAATGTTGCGCAGATATTATGACGAAAGAAAACAGGATAAAAATTTGGATTCGACACTTTTTCCGATTGACTGCGATCCTTAATCTTGTCTATCATAAAATAAGACTGGAATTGGAAAGAGATGGTCGGATTTCTGTGTAACTGTTTTCTACACCATTGAAGGGTAGTCGATAGATGCCTTTCTTTTCTTCAAGATTATTACGCGTCCGATACGGCCAGTTTGTCATTCCGAAACAAGGGGGAAGCCTGGCATGATCAGTGAATTCCAAGAAGCCTTGCTTGATACCGTGGGAGCTTGTCCTTCCACACAGATCGCCAATAACAAGTATGAAAATGTGCTGGAGAACCTGGATAGTGGTATCATGCTGTTTGACAGTGACGGGGTACTGACCTTTATTAACGTGCAAATGGCGAAATTGCTGGAGCTACCACGGAGTTCGCTAGCAGGTCGCAATTTGATGCAAATTTTGCATCATCCTGAGTTAAGCCGGTTTAAGAAGAAGAAAATCATGCGGATTTATAAAGAAACTATCTTTCATAGAAAGCGCTATCATGAGTTAATTGATGAGTATGGTCGGCATTGGTTGATAACAGTAACCTATGGTGATCAGATGGATGGCGATTTTTTGTTTAGCGTCAAGGATGTGTCGGATTATAAGCAGATTGAGCAGACAGCATATCAAAACGATAAGCTGGCGATGCTGGGACGCATCTCGGCCTCTATTGCTCATGAAATTCGTAACCCGCTTACCGCAATCCGGGGCTTTATTCAATTGCTTCGACCGCATTTGGTGGAGTTGGGCAGGGATGAGTATGCCCGCATTATATTAACAGAAATTGATCGTGCGAACGACATTATTTATGAGTTCTTAAATTCGTCCAAGCCTTCGGCTCCGCAAAAAACGGCTGTATCTGTGATGGGGCTGCTGAAAGAAGTAGTGATGCTGACAGAAAGCGAAGCATTGATGAAGGGTTGCCAGATTGCATTGGACGAAAATGATGAGCTCATGAAGGTTTCCATTGATGTGAAGCAGATTAAGCAGGTTATTCTCAATATGATTAAAAATGCAATGGATGCCATTGAAAGCATGGGTGGGGAACGAGAGGGCTGCATCGATATTCATACAGTGCTTGAGGGCAATTATGTCCACATTTGTATTGAAGATAACGGATTAGGTATGGATCACAATACATTGACGCGTTTATTTGATCCTTTTTTTACAACAAAAGAAAGTGGAACCGGGTTGGGATTGGCTGTGAGCTATCGAATTATCAAAAATCACGGAGGTTTCATACATGTAGACAGTAAACATGGAAGTGGCACACAATTCAAAATCACGCTTCCTGTAGTTTAATATGGGGAGGTTTTCGCAGAGGGGTCCTGTACATACTATTTCTTTTATGTTGTGCAGCGTTGGGGTATAGGTATCACCTTTTTGGAAAAGGTTATCTGAAGCGCATAATCTGACAAGATGATGCGCTTTTTTGGTGCTGTAAGCTCGGTTATTTGCGTAAATGCGAAAATGAATTCATGAATTTAAGACAAAAAAATGATTCACCTTTCACAGATTAAATGCTATTATATACCAGAATACAACATTATTTTTGATACTATAGACTTAAACAACGGCTTCCAAAGCTGTCAAACGTCTTAGATGATCGGAATCTCCGATATGCAGGGGGCTGAAGAGGCTGAATGAGTATACGGCTGGAAGTAAAAAAAACGATAGGTATCGGCATTGCTGCGATAGTTTTGTTTGTCTTGGTTCAGTTATTTCACGTAACTTTGAATAAGATATACTCCCATAATGTTTTTTTCTTGTTATATCCGATCATAGGGTTTGCCTGTGCTGCGATTTGTTTTTCTATTTTTTATCAATCCTGGTCCGTTTTACTGGAACAGTTATCCTTGCAGAGACTTCTTATTGCCCCGACGTTTTTGGTGGCTGGTCTGCTTTACCTTGTTCATATTGTTTCGTTTAGTTTCGTAAGCCTGACGGACTTTGCTTTGTCTCCGGGCATTTCGTTATGGCTGCTGTTTGTAAATCGTGCCTTTACTTCTGTCTTGCTCTTATGTGTTTGTTTCCTCCCGTTTAGCAAGACGAAGTCTGAATACAAGACAGTGGCTTTGTGGGCAGGGATAGGCTGCACTTTGCTGATTCTAGGAGTTATTAAGATATTTGGTGCAGGCTTACCGGATCTACGTATACGATACGAAATAGGCAACCTGGGCTGGACGTTAAATCTGGCTGTCATGTTACTACTTGTGTTCACTTTTATTTTCGGGGTGCGAAAATATTGGAAAGTCCGCCCGGCGGAGTTGGGCATGTTGCTTATGGTTCGTGGAATTGGACTGTGTGTTGTGAGTCAGTTGTTCTATTTATTTTCTGAGCAAATGAGCGATATTAATCACCTATTGGGACTTTTGACCAACGCGATAGCATTCTATAACATGTTGAGCGGGCTGGTCCGGTTGATGGTTCTGGTTCCTTATCGTGAAAAGCAGGCAGCAGAATCTGAGTTTAATCACATTGCTTATAATGATGATATAACAGGACTCCCCAATCGTCGCCGCCTTTCCCAACGTTTAGATAAAATATTGCGCAAATCATTGAAATCGGATGAGACAGTAGCACTTTTAGTTCTAAATATTGATCGTTTCAAGGCGATTAATGATTCGCTTGGACATATGGCAGGAAATTATTTGCTGTATGCAGTAGGCGAACGCTTGGGGCATTTTAGCCATGAAGGGGAAGCTGTCTTTAGCATGGGCGGAGATGAATTTGCCTTTCTTCTAACGGGATACGAAGATACAGATGCTATGAGAAGTCGTATTGATGATATGGTGAAGCTGTTCGATCTGCCTTTCGATATTGATGGTGAGTCTTATCATGTGACGGTGAGCGTTGGTATAGCTTTGTACCCGTTGGATGCGAATCAGAGTGAACAGCTTATTCAGCAGGCGGATACGGCTGTACATAGTGCTAAAGAGCAGGGAGTGAATTTTCAGCGGTATGCTAGTTCGATGCAGATGCGAGCGCATGAAAGACTCCAGCTGGAAAATGATCTGCGGCGAGCGCTTGAAAATGAGGAATTTTCATTGGTGTATCAACCTCGTGTCCACCTGCAAAGTGGCGAGCTAACGAGTTTGGAGGCGCTGGTGCGTTGGAATCATCCTCATCGTGGGATGGTGATGCCAGGCGATTTTATTCCGGTGGCTGAAGAAAGTGGTTTAATTGTGCCCTTGGGGGAATGGGTGTTACGGGAGGCCTGTCTGCAAAATAAGCATTGGCAGGAGCTTGGGTACCCACCAATCCCGATTTCGGTCAATTTATCCATGCGCCAATTTCAGCAAAAAAAGCTGGTGGATGTAATTCGGGGCATTTTGACCTATACGGAACTTGAAGCACGCTATCTAGAGCTGGAGATTACCGAAAGTATGACCTTTGATAAGGATCGAGCCTTTGAACAGTTAAAAAAAATAAAGGCTATTGGTGTCGCAATCAGTATTGATGATTTTGGAACTGGCTATAGCTCATTGCATTATTTGAAGAATCTCCCGATTGATCGTCTAAAAATTGATCGTTCCTTTGTAAATGAGGTACTGGTCGACAGCAAAAATGCAGCAATTGTATCTACTATTGCCTCCATGGCTCACCATTTGAAGCTGAAGGTTACGGCTGAAGGGGTAGAAAATGAGGAGCAGCTTCATTTTTTGCAGGCACAAGATTGTCATGAGGGTCAGGGGTATTACTTTAGTCGCCCCATTCCGGCAGAAATCTTTGAAAAATTGTTTTTACGTGAACCTATGAATTGGCTGGCTCAGGATAGTATGTAGTATGCTTGCATTTTGCTGAAAGGTAAGTTATACTAAATAACATCCTGATTCAGCTGGTTGACGATAGGTTAAGCGTGCCATACATAAGAATCGAGATATTATAAAATGCGGGTGTAGTTCAATGGTAGAACTTCAGCCTTCCAAGCTGATAGCGTGGGTTCGATTCCCATCACCCGCTTACTATTTTAAGAAGTTCGAAACCCTTGTGACGCAAGGGTTTTTGTTTTGTTTGGAGTAGATAAATACATTATAGCCGGGGTGCCAATGGGGTATCACGGCTTTTTGCGTTCTTACGAACTATTTTTACATTGCCACACAAAATAAAATATAAAACATTTAGCTTATATGCTATAAATAAACAGATAAAAAGAACTATTTACCATTTACTAAAAAATAAGTATAGTCGCATTGTTGGGATTTAACTTAAAAAAGGATGGTGTAGCTGCAATGAGGAAAATTTCTTTTCTGTTTTTAGCATTAACTTTGGTGCTGCTTACTTTCCCTGCAAGTTCTACGTTCGCCGCTGCTGATTTTCCGAATACGTCGACGAATGGAATGACTGGTTTTGCCGGACAGGCTAAAAGTGAAAATGGAGCTACTAAGCCTGCCACAACAGGGGGAAAAGGCGGTCAGATTATCTATATCAATAATCTAAACGATTTGAAAAACCAGTTAGGGGATTCAACTCCTAAAATTCTGGTCATCGAAAAAAATATTTCTGCCTCCTCTAAAACCGTGGTCAACATTGGTACTAACAAATCGCTCATTGGTTCTTATGCGCAAAACAAACTGGTTAACATTCATTTGAAAACAACAAATAATTCGGGAAATGTGATCTTTCAAAATTTAACTTTTGAGCACAGTGCCAACATTAACGGTAACGATGACATCCAACTTTATCTTACTGCGGGCACAAATTATTGGATTGATCATGTTACGTTTGCAGGTCACAGTTATAATGCAAATGGCTCGGATCTGGACAAACTTTTGTACATAGGCCAATCGGCTGATTATGTAACCATTAGTAACTCCAAATTTGCTAATCATAAATATGGTCTCATTTTGGGATATCCTGATGATGGCAATAAAAATTATGATGGCATGCCCCATATCACGATCGCTAATAATTATTTTGAAAACTTACTTGTACGTGGTCCAGGACTCATGAGATATGGATATTTCCATGTTAAAAATAATTATATTAATAATTTTCAGCTTGCTTATACCATTGCTACGAATGCAAGAATCTATTCTGAGTACAACTACTTTGGAAAAGGTAATGAAAAGGGCGGTATTCTTGATGATAAAGGCAATGGCGAGTTTAAAGATGTAGGGAGTTTTCCCACCATCAACAATCAAAAATCGCGTGTAACCAACTGGAATCCAAGCAAGAACTATAGCTATCAAGTTCAGACTCCTGAATATACTAAAGAGTTTGTAACGAAATATGCAGGCTCGTCGAATACAACTTTGGTATTTGGAAAATAACGAGGGTTATTTGCAAATGTGTTGTGATCTGCTATACTAACCGCAAGTAATTATCCCATGAAAAGGAAGGTAACCATACGTCCGATGAAGTAAGCACACTGATTTTCCCACTTAACTGCACAGTTACTGGCAGGCGGCTGTAAGCTGCAACGGGAGAAGTGTGTCTGAAAATGAATGTAGGGACGTATGCGTTTATTCCGGAACGGGATTTGGCTTATTCGTTTACGGTGTTATTTTTCATAAGCGTATGTTCTGAAACGATTCATAACAGTCATTCTATATTCCTTGTATGCAAGCCGCAGCCTTCTGCGGCTTTTTTTATTGCTTCCGGGGTCAAAAAACCGGGCTGGGAAAGGATGATCGGTATGAGAACGATTTTGCGTATTCGCAATGTAGTAAAGGATTGGAACGGGACATCTTTATTTGAGAATGTGTCGTTGGATGTGATGGAAGGAGAACGGCTCGCACTGTTTGGAAGAAATGGAGCAGGTAAAACGACGTTATTGCGAATATTGCTGGGAGATGAAGTGCCAACCTCTGGTCAAGTAGAGCATGATTTGCCACTGGAAGAGCGGGGCTGGCTGAAGCAGCAGGATACGGTGGATTGGTCTCGAACCGCACTGGAGGCCGCACAGCAGGCCAGCCCTCGGCATTGGCTCCTCAAGCAAGCGTTGGGACAGCTGGAAGCTGACCTAGCCGATGCTGGGAAGGATATGGAGCATCATCTGGAGCGTTACGGCGAGCTGATGGATGAATACGAACACCTGCAAGGCTTTGCCTGGGAGTCTGAGGTGGAAAAGGCGCTCACTCGAATGGGAATGCCTGCCCAGACGTGGTCCATTGCTTATGGTGACCTGAGTGGCGGACAGAAGACGAGAGTGCGGTTAGCCGGACTGATGGTCAGGCAGCCGAAGCTGCTGGTGCTGGATGAGCCGACCAACCATTTGGATGCCGAAAGCTTGCTTTGGCTGGAGCAGTGGCTGTCCACGTATCCGGGAACGCTGCTGTTTGTATCGCATGACAGAGCCTTTTTGGATCGAGTGGCTACGAGTATAGTTGAGCTTGCATCAACGGGTATTGGGCGCTATAAAGGCGGCTATAAGGAATATAAAGCGCAAAAGGAGCGGGAACTGCGAGAGCAGGAAGCCAGCTATCGAAAGCAGGAGCTGGCGAAACAGGCACTGGAGGAAACGATTCGAAATTACAGGGAATGGTTTCACCAGGCACATCGTAGCGCATCCAAAGTCGAAGTGGCTATTACACAGAGCTTCTATAAGGCCAAGGCTAAAAAAAATATCTCCCGTTATCATGCGAAAGAAAAAGAACTGGAGCGACTGGAGGCTAACAGGGTAGAACAACCACGTGAAGCTCCGTCTTTGCACATGAAATTAAGTGACAGCGGGTTTCAGGCAAAATATTTGCTGCGTGCTGAGCAGGTTGACTTTAGCTACGACGACCGTATCATTGTGAAAAATCTAAATCTGATCGTTGCACGTGGAGACCGTCTGGCTGTTCGGGGGCCCAATGGAATTGGTAAAACCACACTGCTTCGGTTATTAACAGGTCAACTGGAGCCGCAGACAGGAAAAATCACAGCCAACCCACAGTTGAACATCGGATATTTTTCACAGGAGCTGGAGCAGCTCCCAGAGGATCAAACGTTGCTGGACAGTCTGCTTGCGCTTCCGACGATGACGCAAACAGAAGCGAGAACAGTGTTGGGCTGCTTTCTTTTTGCGAAAGAGGACGTGTTTAAAAGGATCGGGACACTTAGTATGGGAGAAAAATGCAGGGTAGCTTTTCTGCGTCTGTACTTTAGTGGAGCCAATCTGCTGGTGCTGGATGAACCGACGAATTATTTTGACATTGAAACCCGTGAAATTGTAGAGGATTCTTTGCGTAACTATGATGGAGCACTGGTGCTCGTCTCACATGATCGGGAGCTGGTGAGGAGCACGGCAACTCGGTTACTCGATATGAAGCCGGGGGGCAGATATGAAATCTATGAGGGGACAGCCGACGAAAAGCAAGAAGATGAACGGAGCCGTCAACGGGAGCCAGAAGACCAGGAGCGGCGTGAGGAACGTCTTCGATTACAATTGCGTCTTACAGAGTTGATGGGAATGACAGGCACGAATGACGAAAATGAAAAGTTGTTGAGCGAAATCAGGCGCATTCGTGCAAATCTGGAGCGGTTGGATGATCTCGATATCTAAAGGGTTGAAACGTATGCCCTGCTTGCCAAAGCGCGGTAGTTTGCATATAATAATGAACAATAGTTCGAATTTTTGAAAATGTCTTGATGGAGAAGAGTAGACAGTGTCCGATTGAACAGGGAGGAAGCGTCGTAGGATTGAGAGCGTTTCTGCAAATACTGGGCTGTTGAAGTTCGCTCCGGAGCAGTTCCTTGAACCTCAGGCGCCATGTGAATGGCGAATGTGCAAGTAGGGGATACCGGTTCACGACCGTTATAACGTGCAGAGCGAGACGATGATGCATAGCATGAACAATCACCTGTAACTATGTTGCCGTAAGGCAAAACGCCGGGTGAGCTAAGCTTATTGTCTAACGAGGGTGGTACCACGGTCTTTTCGTCCCTTACCGGGAGGAAAGACCTTTTTTTGTTGTCTGAAAAGCTGGATATGAAGAAAGGGGACTGAACAGGCGATGAGCGAAACCATCCAAATGAAGGAACATTTGCTGGCCTTGAAGGAAGAAGCACTGGAAGTATTGGAGAAGGTGGCAACACCTAAGGAGCTGGCTGATCTACGGGTCAAATACTCGGGAAAAAAGGGCGCATTGACTGAAATTTTGCGCGGTA
The Paenibacillus peoriae DNA segment above includes these coding regions:
- the leuB gene encoding 3-isopropylmalate dehydrogenase gives rise to the protein MADVKKIAVIAGDGIGPEVVAEAEKILKRTEEVFGFSFETEHALFGGIAIDKKGTPLPEETLAVCQSADAVLLGAVGGPQWDNNPKELRPETGLLGIRKELGLFSNLRPAVVFDCLKDASTLKPEVLEGTDLIVVRELTGGIYFGEKFRRESPQGEEAVDTCAYNVTEVERIVRQSFEIAQKRRKKLASVDKANVLETSRLWREVVNRVAVDYPDVELEHVLVDNCAMQLLRRPSSFDVIVTENMFGDILSDEAAMLTGSIGMLSSASLGEGSFGLYEPVHGSAPDIAGQGLANPIATILSVALMFRLTFGYEKAADAIEKAVAEVLDAGHRTADIAVDKSQAISTTQMGDLIAAAIR
- a CDS encoding peroxiredoxin, which produces MAERLVGRPAPDFALETVTGDGQEFGSVKLSDYRGKWLVFFFYPLDFTFVCPTEITALSDAADQFKELDTEILGISVDSVHSHKAWINTAKENNGLGKLNFPLASDITKKTASDYGVLIEEEGVALRGLFIIDPEGELKYQVVNHNDVGRSVEETLRVLQALQSGGLCPMNWKPGDQNL
- a CDS encoding bifunctional diguanylate cyclase/phosphodiesterase translates to MSIRLEVKKTIGIGIAAIVLFVLVQLFHVTLNKIYSHNVFFLLYPIIGFACAAICFSIFYQSWSVLLEQLSLQRLLIAPTFLVAGLLYLVHIVSFSFVSLTDFALSPGISLWLLFVNRAFTSVLLLCVCFLPFSKTKSEYKTVALWAGIGCTLLILGVIKIFGAGLPDLRIRYEIGNLGWTLNLAVMLLLVFTFIFGVRKYWKVRPAELGMLLMVRGIGLCVVSQLFYLFSEQMSDINHLLGLLTNAIAFYNMLSGLVRLMVLVPYREKQAAESEFNHIAYNDDITGLPNRRRLSQRLDKILRKSLKSDETVALLVLNIDRFKAINDSLGHMAGNYLLYAVGERLGHFSHEGEAVFSMGGDEFAFLLTGYEDTDAMRSRIDDMVKLFDLPFDIDGESYHVTVSVGIALYPLDANQSEQLIQQADTAVHSAKEQGVNFQRYASSMQMRAHERLQLENDLRRALENEEFSLVYQPRVHLQSGELTSLEALVRWNHPHRGMVMPGDFIPVAEESGLIVPLGEWVLREACLQNKHWQELGYPPIPISVNLSMRQFQQKKLVDVIRGILTYTELEARYLELEITESMTFDKDRAFEQLKKIKAIGVAISIDDFGTGYSSLHYLKNLPIDRLKIDRSFVNEVLVDSKNAAIVSTIASMAHHLKLKVTAEGVENEEQLHFLQAQDCHEGQGYYFSRPIPAEIFEKLFLREPMNWLAQDSM
- the abc-f gene encoding ribosomal protection-like ABC-F family protein, giving the protein MRTILRIRNVVKDWNGTSLFENVSLDVMEGERLALFGRNGAGKTTLLRILLGDEVPTSGQVEHDLPLEERGWLKQQDTVDWSRTALEAAQQASPRHWLLKQALGQLEADLADAGKDMEHHLERYGELMDEYEHLQGFAWESEVEKALTRMGMPAQTWSIAYGDLSGGQKTRVRLAGLMVRQPKLLVLDEPTNHLDAESLLWLEQWLSTYPGTLLFVSHDRAFLDRVATSIVELASTGIGRYKGGYKEYKAQKERELREQEASYRKQELAKQALEETIRNYREWFHQAHRSASKVEVAITQSFYKAKAKKNISRYHAKEKELERLEANRVEQPREAPSLHMKLSDSGFQAKYLLRAEQVDFSYDDRIIVKNLNLIVARGDRLAVRGPNGIGKTTLLRLLTGQLEPQTGKITANPQLNIGYFSQELEQLPEDQTLLDSLLALPTMTQTEARTVLGCFLFAKEDVFKRIGTLSMGEKCRVAFLRLYFSGANLLVLDEPTNYFDIETREIVEDSLRNYDGALVLVSHDRELVRSTATRLLDMKPGGRYEIYEGTADEKQEDERSRQREPEDQERREERLRLQLRLTELMGMTGTNDENEKLLSEIRRIRANLERLDDLDI
- a CDS encoding polysaccharide lyase family 1 protein — encoded protein: MRKISFLFLALTLVLLTFPASSTFAAADFPNTSTNGMTGFAGQAKSENGATKPATTGGKGGQIIYINNLNDLKNQLGDSTPKILVIEKNISASSKTVVNIGTNKSLIGSYAQNKLVNIHLKTTNNSGNVIFQNLTFEHSANINGNDDIQLYLTAGTNYWIDHVTFAGHSYNANGSDLDKLLYIGQSADYVTISNSKFANHKYGLILGYPDDGNKNYDGMPHITIANNYFENLLVRGPGLMRYGYFHVKNNYINNFQLAYTIATNARIYSEYNYFGKGNEKGGILDDKGNGEFKDVGSFPTINNQKSRVTNWNPSKNYSYQVQTPEYTKEFVTKYAGSSNTTLVFGK
- a CDS encoding 2-isopropylmalate synthase, which gives rise to MRKIYIFDTTLRDGEQSPGVNLNTREKVEIAHQLEKLGIDRMEAGFPAASPGDLAAVNAVAKAVKNSTVIGLSRAREQDIDAVREALKGAQDPCIHIFLATSPIHRQHKLRMEKAQVLETARAAIRYGLKYLPKVEFSLEDAGRTELEFVVEMVTMAVQEGASVVNIPDTVGYLTPYEYGNIFKHIKENVVDVEKIQLSAHCHNDLGMATANTLAAILNGADQIEGTINGIGERAGNTAIEEIAMALETRQEFFQAKTSLQLSEIARTSRLVSRLTGMVVPGNKAIVGANAFAHESGIHQDGMLKEKTTYEIMTPESIGLKESKLVLGKHSGRHAFRERLIELGYELNEEDLNRAFGQFKDLADKKKEVSDDDILALLEEKLADAPEVFKLETIFVTYGNKATPSAQVRLVNDEDQVIETEAEGNGSVDAIYNAIDQASGESVVLSDYSIKSVTHGKDALGEVHVVLTQNELSVQGRGVSTDILEASARAYVDALNGLIDKRKNYSNRVDYKS
- a CDS encoding ATP-binding protein, with protein sequence MISEFQEALLDTVGACPSTQIANNKYENVLENLDSGIMLFDSDGVLTFINVQMAKLLELPRSSLAGRNLMQILHHPELSRFKKKKIMRIYKETIFHRKRYHELIDEYGRHWLITVTYGDQMDGDFLFSVKDVSDYKQIEQTAYQNDKLAMLGRISASIAHEIRNPLTAIRGFIQLLRPHLVELGRDEYARIILTEIDRANDIIYEFLNSSKPSAPQKTAVSVMGLLKEVVMLTESEALMKGCQIALDENDELMKVSIDVKQIKQVILNMIKNAMDAIESMGGEREGCIDIHTVLEGNYVHICIEDNGLGMDHNTLTRLFDPFFTTKESGTGLGLAVSYRIIKNHGGFIHVDSKHGSGTQFKITLPVV